The genomic region GAGACTGGAAATTAGGCCGAGATACCATCTCTATCACCCCTCTTGGAGCTGCGATTATCAATGGACAAACCTCGGTTGTCGACCTCTTCTTTTCAAAAAAAGATATCACTTTAGGGCTTGAAACCCGGTTTGGGAAGATTGGAAATATCCTTCATCTAGCGATTCACTTTCACCAAAGCGAGATTTTGGAAGAACTCATCACCGAGCACTATGATCAGACAAAGCGGTTAATTGAAAGCAAAAACCCTCAAGGATACACCCCTTTTATGTTAGCAGCTTCTCTTGGTGAGGAGAAAAGTTTGAAAATTCTTAACAAGAAAGGAGTGAACCTTGAGGCCAAAGACTTCAAGGGGTGGACGGCATTTCACCTAGCTGTTGATAATCGGCAAAGAGAGGCGGTTAAGATTCTCAGCTATATTGGGTGTAATATTCATGCTGTCGATTCCAAAAATAAACGCCCTTTAGATCTTATTTTTTCAGCGGAGGATCGAGCAGGAAGAAAATTGAAACCCCTTATTAACAACCTAATGAGGCGGCAAATAATAGAAAGTGAGTTGCCCCCCGACTTTGAAACCCATCCTCCGGAAAACATTATTTTCCAAGGAGGAGGTTCCAAAGGAATCGCCTATATTGGAGCCTTAGAAACCCTTGCGCAAGAAAAAAAGCTAAAAAACCTTAAAAGGGTTGCAGGAACCTCTGATGGGGCCATTATTTCTACCCTGGTGGCACTAAACTATACCCCAAAAGAGATCAAAGAAATACTCACCAAGACCGACCTTACTGAACTTTTAGACCATCCCCTTTCAAAGAAAAAGATCACAGAAGCTATCTCTGATGCTGGTTTTGGCAAAACGGTAAGTTTTCTCCAAAATGCCTACTCAACGCTCGGCGATGCGATTGCCTCTCCTGGTCAGTTTGTCACTAATGCCCTCAAAACCCTCTGGCATACCCCTGGTCTTTGTGAAGGGGAGGAAATTTACCAGTGGCTTGAGACCCTCATCGCCAAAAAAACCGGGATTGAAAACTGCACCTTTAAGCAGCTCCGTGAACAAATCCGAAAGGGAAAACCTTTTAAGTTGCTCCATGTCTACGCCACAAGGCTGAGTAAAAATGGGTCTCCTGAAATTATCCGTTTCAGCCCCGAAAACAAGAAATGGGATAATATCCCTATCGCCGATGCTGTGCGAGCGTCGCTCTCGATTCCGGGTGTTTTTAAGCCCTATGTTCTCCAGTCGGTGAATGAAGAGAATGTCCTTATTCGTAGGTCTGATCTCGGCTCTTTCGTCGATGGAGGAATCCTTTCTAACTTTCCTCTTGAGGCTTTTGATGCTATGAAGTATCAAACAACCCGTCCCTTAGGACAAGAAAAAGAACGTCACGTTCTCAACAAAAAAACCTTAGGGCTCCGCTTTGCCTCTCCCAAAAAAGAGCGAAAAGTGCCTCTTAAACCCCTTGAAACAGTTGGAGATCTACTTAAAGGACTTGCGCAGTTTTATTATGAAGGGGAATCTCTGATCCGACAGCAAATCACCTATAACCGCTTCCGTGTCATTGATATTAATAGCCTTGGTTTAGGAGCGACCGATTTCTACTTAGACGATAAGACAAAGGAAAAACTCATCGCGTCTGGAGTTCAAGGGACACAGAAATTTTTTAATGCTTCCTCTTCAACCGACCATAATCATGCTGCTTCTTCAAACTCTCACTCTTCCTCTTCAGACACCTTAAAACCAGAAGAAAAAGAGAGCACTGAAGAAGGATCTAGTTTTATGACCTATGTCTATACGGTTGCTGGAATAGCGGGCTCTATATTTATAGCGGTGAAGTGTCGAGGTTGCAGGAAACGCTCTACCAATAGGGGATCTACCATTATTAGAAAAGCCACCTGGCAAAAGCACTTCAAACATGTCCAAGGAACCGAAGCCCCCTTACCCTTTGATATTGAAGCGATCCTTAACGCTTCTTCTCCTTTCAAGGTCGAAGGGTATAGCGGCAAGGTCCGCGATACCCATATCCTCGTCTGGATACCGGAAGTGGTTGGTGGAGTGGATGTTTCTCTCAATGGCCTAGAGAAGATTTTTGGAAAGTATCGCTATTATAACGATGTTGTAAAGGAAGAAATTGGAGCTAAAAAGCTAGGAAAGGCCACCTGGGTCCTTATCAGCAAAAACGTGTTGGAAGGGAGCCGAGATAAAACCTACGATCAGCAGAAAAAGATCATAAGCGCCTATGCCTCCCAAGGGTATGCCCTACCAAAGGCATTAGAGGTCACAGCAGCCCTTTTAATCCACGAGAAAGAGACCAAAGAGAGGCTACTGAACAATAACCCATATACCTATACCCGATGTCAAGAGAGCGTGAGTAAAAATCAATGGCCCGTGGCCATTGGCGGCTGCGCCGCTGGGGGCCTGTCTGTCAGCGGCAGCAGCTGGGATGGCGACCAGGACGACGGTGTTGTTGGCGCCCGGAAGTTTGGTAATTGACATTTGGCTGCTTGGTGCGCCAAGCGAAGCTTGGCGTCTCTTGCTGATTGAAAGGAATCAGCCGTGGGAATTGCTTATTTACCCGCGTAGGAAACTAAACAAGGTAAGGAGTAATCTGAACTTGAAGCTTTAGTAGACAAATATGTAAGCCGTAGCGTGAGCGAACCCGTTCTAGCTTCGAAACCAATAAACTGTAGATGGCCAGCCTGTCAAGCGAGGTGAAGCCTAAAACACTTAAGGAAGCAATAAGCAAATGCACTTAGGTGGTCTACCGGAGTTATAAGGGATGGCGTGCATAGAAAGAGACGTCAGGAACTTGGGAGATCCTTTAAGGCAAAGTCAGGAGCGCAGTCCCGGCTTAAACAGAGCTGTGGAAGAAATAATACAGACCTGGCCTTACAAGGAAGTCGGATGAGCCCATACTAGCGATGAATTGGGGTAATGCCCAAGGAGCAAAGGGGCTCTACTATTACAAACGTTTTCAACTTAGGAGATAAGCTGATTGACAAACAAGTCTAAAACAGAAAAAGGGATAAAATATCCCCCAACCCTCATTTCACTAAGAGAAAAACTCGGCCAAAAGGCCAAGCGCGAACCAAAATTTCGCTTTTACTCTTTATATGGACATCTTGTGCGCAAAGATGTCCTTTGGACCGCCTGGAAAATCTCCAAAAGGAATAAAGGAGCAGCAGGAATCGATGGAAACACCTTCAAGGACATCGAAGAAAGTCCCGAAGGAGTCCAAGGATTTCTAACAAACCTCCAAACATCCCTCAAAGAGAAAACCTACAGAGCCGATCCAGTAAAGAGAGTCTACATTCCCAAAGGAAACGGAGGACAAAGGCCCTTAGGACTCATCACGATCAAAGATCGCATCGTCCAAACAACCCTCCTCCTCATCCTCGAACCGATCTATGAACCAGACTTCCAAGACTGCTCATACGGCTTCAGACCCAACAAATCTGCACTAGAGGCCATAGAAATCCTCCAGAAGGAGATACACCATGGGAAAACCCAAGCCTATGATGCAGACCTAGAAGACTGCTTCGGATCGATACCCCAAGATAAACTTCTAAAAACAATAGAACTGCGAATCGCAGACAGACAAATCCTAAAGCTGATAAGGAAATGGCTAAAAGCTCCAATCAGAGAGCCAGGAAAGCCCCAATACAAACCAACAAAAGGGCTGCAGCAAGGAGGGGTGATTTCACCCCTTCTTACAAATGCCTACCTAAACTGGTTTGATAAAGCCTTCCAAGGCCCATCCAACCCAGCCTATAAGACAGGAGTAAGGCTGCTCCGTTACGCAGATGATCTTGTAGCCGTAGCAAAGGAGATCACTCCCGAGCTCATAGAGTTTATCAAAAGAATCCTCGAAGAAAAACTAGGACTAAAACTCAATCCGGAGAAAACCCAAACAGTCAACCTCAATGAGGGAGACAGTCTAAATTTTCTAGGGTATACCTTTAGGTATACCCCATTGATCAGAGCCCCACATAAGAGATACTGTAACTACAGAGTCTCCAAAAAGGCAATGATCAAAGCGCGGAAAACAGTCAAAACCCTATGTAAGAGTGCATGCAGGTTGCAAGTCGAAGACTTCATCCCACGTATCAATCTCTATCTCGATGGATGGGGAAGATACTTTTCCAAAGGATACCCATCAAAAGAATTTAACAAGCTCAATAACTATGTTAAATACACATTGATGAAACAACTCCATAGGAAAAGCCAAAGAGGATATAAAATAGGGAAAGACAAAAGCTGGCACCAGTTCCTAAAGGAAAATGGGCTAGTAACATTAAGCAAACAAAGGTACGCGTGAATGCCCAAGGCGACAGTAATAGGAAAGGCGGATGAGGGAAAACTTCAGGTCCGCCTTGACGAGGGGGATGGAGATAGGTAATAACCGATGGCGAAGCCATCCAGAATCCCAACGGTCAAGGCTTTTGGGAGCGTGTGTTGTCCTACTCCATTTCTACTCTACACTTTTGGGGTTGGATCCTTGATCTTTGTCCTTTGGGGCCCCGAAGGGGCCTGACGCCGAGGAGCGTGCGAAGCAAAGCTCCTCGGCGCCGGCGCGATTTTTTTTATCAGGAAGAGGTTACCCACTCTTGTTGGGATCGAGGGACTGGACCCTATGTCCATCTGAGGAAAGGAGTTCTCCTTTCCAACTGGAGATTGTGCGGGATTCTGAAGAAAAGGTCACTCCGATCAGAGCGATCTCTTTTCCTTTTTGGGTATAGCGCTCAAAGTATTTTCGGTCATGGATTTGGGTAAGGGCCTGCTCGGAAGGAGCATTAAGCTCTAGGATATAGGTGGTTTTCTCCATTTGGATGATGAGGTCGCTTCGACCAATATTTGTCGCTTGCTCTGCTTCGACCTCAAGTTCCATTCCCTTTAAGATGCCTAAAAGGACCGGTTGGTAGGTGGCTTCGGTGGCTTTGACAAAGAGTTGGTAGGGAAAACTAGCAAGCATCGAGCTCATTTCATTAAAAAACGAGGTGAGCTGGTAGGTTTCGAGCATCTGTTGACATTTTGAGGAAATTGTGGGAGTGATCGTTGTAAAATGTTCGATCAGTGAGTCTAGGAAGGATTCTTTCACCTCTTTATTGGGAAAGGTAAGGTGGTAGCGGTTTGTAGTGGGGTTGTAAGTATCAATGGTGAGATAGCCTGTTTGAAACATGAGGGCTGTTAGATCGATCTTTTCGAGGTTGCTGATATCCATGAGACCACTTTTTTTTGCTGTGGTCCCACTTAAGGGAACGATAGACTGGGGATGCTTTTGAACTTCATGAATGAGAAATGAAGGGGTGCCGGTGCTGTACCAGTAAGGCTCAGCTTCTTTTTTTTCCATGAAGTTTAAGGTCGAAAAGGGGTTGTAAACGCAAGTGTTGCTCTTTGAAAAATGATACCCGTTGTACCACTCTTTTAACTCAGCAAGGATTTTGGTTTTTTCTCTATTTTGGCTTTTGGAGATAGAGGCGATATGCGGTGTGAAGTTAGAAAGGAGATCTTCTTCGGTATATCCCATGATCCCTGCGTACTTGGGATCCATTGTGATGTCATTTAAGTTGTTGAGGGCAGAGAAAAGTGACACTCGAGAGAACTTGCTCACACCTGTTATAAATGTGAACTTTAGGTATTTGTCTAAACTCTTGATGGTTCCAAAGAAGTCTTTCAGAAGGTCTCGATTTTTTTCTGCAATTTCAATCGATTTTAAGTTGTTAATGATTGGGTAGTCGTACTCGTCTACCAAAACAACGACACGATTTTTTTCAGCAAGTTTGATCACGAGCCTTTTTAGCTGAGATTGGCTAGAAGCACCGGTTATTGATATGCCGTAAGCCGCAGCAACATCTTCAAGGGCTTCCTGTAACCCAATTTCTAGCCCCTCAGGAGAGGTGCTATGAATTTGAGCAAAATCAAGGTGTAGAATGGGATATTTTTGCCAGTCATGGTTGCTATTGTAGATCTGACACTCTTTGAATAGTTCCTTATTCCCTTTAAAAACCTCTTCCAATGTGTTCAAAAATAGCGATTTACCAAATCTTCTGGGGCGGGATATAAAATAGTGTGGTGAGCCCTCATCTAGCAACTCTTTAATAAAGGTTGTCTTATCCACATAGACATAGTTCTCAGAAAGAATTTTGCTGATGCTTTGAATACCGATAGGAAGTTTTTTCATTTATTTACTTTATCATTCAAGGGGTTGAACTCTATCTCCATCGGTGGAAAGAAGCTCTCCTTTCCAACTGGAGATTGTGCGGGACTCTGAAGAAAAGGTCACTCCGATCAGGGCGATCTCTTTTCCTTTTTGGGTATAGCGCTCAAAGTATTTTCGGTCATGGATTTGGGCGAGGGCCTGTTCGGGAGGGGCGTTAAGCTTAAGCTCTAAGATATAGGTGGTTTTTTCCATTTGGATGACAAGATCGCTTCGACCAATATTTGTCGCTTGCTCTGCTTCGACCTCAAGTTCCATTCCCTTTAAGATGCCTAAAAGGACCGATTGGTAGGTGGCTTCGGTGGCTTTGACAAAGAGTTGGTAGGGAAAGCTAGCAAGCATCGACCGTATCTCATTGAAAAAAAGGGTGAGTTGGTGGGTTTCGAGTATCTGTTGACATTTTGAGGAGACTGTGGGGTTGATGGTTGTAAAGTATTTAACAAGGGAATTGAGAAAGGCTTCTTGGACCTCTTTATTAGGAAAGGTGAGGTGGTAGCGGTTTGTGGTGGGGTTATAGGTGTCAATGGTGAGGTAACCGGTTTGAAACATAAGAGCGGGGAGGTGGATCTTATCGAAGTCATTGATATTGCTCAGTTCGTTTTTTGTTGCAGTGGTTCCAATTAGGGGAACCATAGATTGGGGATGCTTTTGGACTTGATGGATCAGAAATGAGGGGGTGCCGGTGCTGTACCAGTAGGGCTCTAGCTCTTTTTTATCCATGTATTTGAGCGTTGAAAAGGGGTTATAAACAGGGGTCTTTTCTTTTGTAAAACGGTATCCATTATACCAGATTTTTAGGGCAGCAAAGATCTCTTCTTTTTTTCGATTTTCTTCTTTGGCTATTGCATCGATATGTGCTTCAAAATTTAAGGCGAGCTCTTCTACTGTATATCCCATCATTGCGCCATATCTGGGATCCATAGTGATATCGTTGAGGTTGTTCTGAGCCGAGAAGAGAGAGACTTGGGAAAACTTGCTAACTCCCGTTGTAAAGATGAACTTTAAGTATCGATCCAGACTCTTAAGGGTAGCGAAGAAGCGCTGCAAAAGATCACGGTTTTCGATTGCTTGTTCGACATTTTTGAGATGGTCGATAATCGGCTTGTCGTAGTCATCAACGAGGACGACAACCCGCTCTTTTTTTGCAAGCCCTTCGATCAGTTTTCTGAGCTTGGATTGGATTGACGGAGCTTTGATGGTGAGTTGATGCACCTGTGCAGTTTCTTCTAGCTTTTCTGCTAAGTCTTTTTTTAGCTGCTCAGAGCTACTATTATCGAATTGGGAAAAATCTAAGTAGACGACTGGATATTCCTTCCAGTCATAGTTGCTTTGCTCAATATAACAGCCTTGGAAGAGCTCCTTACTCCCTTTAAAGATCTCTTCGAGGGTGTTTAGAAAAAGAGATTTTCCAAACCGTCTAGGTCGAGCAAGAAAGTAGTGCTTTCCAGAGGAGATCAATTGATGAGCAAAACGCGTCTTATCGACATAGATATAGTTTTCCTCGATGATTTCTCGAATATTCTGAATACCGATAGGAAGTTTTTTCATAATTATTCCAATGAATTAACCGATTTTTTGTCACCTTCCTGGAAGCTCCTTGAGCCTTTCGATCCGTGCATCGAGCGAGGGGTGCGTTGAGAAAAGGCCCATTCCCCGCCGTGGCATCGAAATCATCAAAGCGTTCATTGCCGATTTTTTTGTTTCAGTAGGGGTGCGCACTCCTTTGAGCCTCTCTAGTGCAGCAATCATCTGCTCTTTTCGCGTTAAAATCGCTGCCCCTCGGTCAGCGCGGTACTCCCGCATCCGGGAGAAAGCTGTTACGACAAGGGTTCCCGCAATCATAAAGACAATCTCGAAAAGGATGGTAAAAAGGTAGTAGCTGCCATAGGAAAAGCGGCGATTGTTTGAGCGACTTGCAGAGGTAACCGCGTAGGCAAGGACTCGGGCAAGGAACATCACAAAAGCGTTAACGATCCCTTGAATGAGAGTCATCGTGACCATATCGCCATTTGAGATGTGGGAAACTTCATGAGCAAGAACCGCTTCGAGTTCTCCTTTTTCCATCTGGGAGATGAGTCCACTCGATACAGCGACAAGGGAGCGCCTTTTTGTGGGTCCTGTTGCAAAAGCGTTCATCTGCGGGGAGTCAAAGATTCCCACCTCAGGGGTGTCGGGAAGGTTTGCATCGCGGGCAAGGCGAGCCACCATTTTGTAGACTTCATGGTCGGGACCCACAAGTTTGACACGCATGAGCCACTTTGCCATTTTTCGAGAAAGGGCCAAAGAGATACATGAGCCCACCATTCCCCAAACAAGACAGAAAATAGCGAGAGCTTCTAGATCAAGTCCATAAGTTGTTAAATAAGGGCGTACCCCTAGGACCGATAAAACAACCGAAATCGTTGCAACAACTAAAATGTTTATCATCAAAAAAAGGGCAATTCTTCGAAACATATGTAGCCTCCTCAAATTAATTCAATGGTACCATTTCTTAGTCATTTTTATCCACCCCTATAACCGAAATATTATTTTAATTAAAAAAGTGATCGAGATTTATTGCCTATAAATAGGCTAGAGGTGGCGTGTCAGGAATGCATATAAGCTCCTCCCTGTGCACGATTCCGTTTTTCTTCCAAATAAACCTTAACAAAACGCATTTGTTAGCCAGCTGTCTATATCACGCTCCCTAACCTGCCCAAAGGCTAATTCTATAAGCTCTTCTGTTGGTTGTTCCCCAACTCGACTTGCCATAGACAAAATTAATCGCCCCATAGGCTTTGGACCTCTTTCGCTAATGCTCTTATGCTTTCCGAACAGCGATTCTATGATTTCTGTTGAACCTATTATCTTTTTACCTTCAGGAATCTTATTGCCTTGCTCTTCGACAACATCAATTAAGTTGCAAGCGAATGGCTCAGCCCGTGGGCAAATTTCCTCTCCTAACAACTCTTCTGCTAACTCCTCATGACACCCGATCCAAACACCCTTTTTACGAGTGAAATTTCTGCCAACCCTTCCTATATCGACTAACTGCTTCCAATAGCTTATCTCTTCCTCATAATCACCCAACCAACTCAACTTCTCTTGCTCGCTTTTAGGAAGGCTTTCGTATTCCAATAATTTACTGACTCCCCAGTCTACAATGACGTCGATGTTGTGGTACCTTGCTTTTGTGCGCTGGTTAGGGGGAGCTATTTTTGCATATTCGGTCAACTGCACTTGCTTTTTAAAGTCAGAACACTTTTTCGTAAATTCCTTCCAAAGCTCATCATTTCCTAGCCAATGTTTGTATAGACAAGCAATCTTATGGGGAATATCTTCAGCATCAACAACCTGAGGGTAGGCTTCGCAAAAGAGTCTTCCCCCACAACGAAGATCAGGACCATCATCCCTCAAAATCGCAAGAGGTGGGATACCATGGTTTGTGCTTAATACTGTCTTGAGTTCTGTTTCCATCAAACCGCCATTGCTGGATTTCATGGGAACAATTCCTAGAGGCTCCACGTCTTCAAGGCTAACTGTTAAGTCATCTCTTTTCAAAAGAGAGGCCATGCGCACTCCCAATACTACAAGACATTTGTGTACCCCTTTGCTAACAACATGATCTATAATCCATATCCAATCATTAGCAGCCTCCTTGGGGCGCATTAGCTTATGCAACCCAAACTTCATTTCCCACTGAATGCATGTCTCTACAGCTGGTGCACGATCCAATTTGCCTTGCTCGCGAAAAACCTGCATTGCATGAGCTGTCGGAGAAAACCCCAGGCAAGCAGTATGCATAAGAGTTAGAGACGTTGCTATGAGGCTATTCCAATATGTGTGGCGGCAAGGCTTACGCGTCAAAGGAGCAACCTCTTTTTTTTTGACTCCTCTAGCTGTTGGTCAACTTTTTCCAATTTCGCTCTAAGCGCTGAATTCTCGGCTTCCTTTTGCCTAACGACTTCTTTAGCTGCATTTAAAGCTGCTTTTTCTTGTGCCAGCTCCTCTTGAAGCGAATCGCGGCTGGTTCTAGCTCTCTTTACGGCTAGCTTTTGCTTCTTAAGGCTATATTTTGCCGTTTTAGCCTTACTTCTCCAGGAATCGCGGCTTTCTTCAAGCCACTTCAAGGTCTTATCGACCCTTAAAGGCAGTGGGTTATTTGATTGTTTTGAATTTGGTATATCCATAAGTTCCTTTAAGTTTTATGCAAAAAAAAACATTTTACACAAAAATACAAAGGAAGGAAAGTAGAAACTTTACTTAACCCTAAATATGTTGAAAATCAGCTAATTCCTGACACGCCACATTATTCCTATTTTTTTAATTGGATCAGCAATATTTTTTACAATATTTTATAATTTTTTCTCTAAAATTATTTTTCAAAGGATTGCACTGACAGCTCTAGTACTCATAGCATTTTATTGGCTATTCTCTATTCTCTTTCAAGAATCTAAGTATTTTTTGTTAACTTACAATCGTTTTGGAAGTTTAAACTCCTTTTTATTAACTGTTTGTATGATTTCATCTTTAATTTTCGCTTTTATTTGGATAAAAAAACCCAATCTTATTTGGATTTGTTTATTTATTATTTCTAGCGCTATTTCTGCCTATATAATGTCTCTCTGTTAATATGTCGTTTTCCTTTCAAAATATCCCAAAATCGAATACAATTTAACCAAACTCTAAAAATAGGAGTAGTATATGGCTTTAAAAAAAAATACCTTACCGCGACTTGATAGTGTAGAAAGCATGTATGAAGATAGTCTACATGAGATTTCTCTATTTGAGGGAGGTTTCATAAACTTTGGCTACTGGACGCAGAGCTTGCCATGTTCAAGAAATTTCTCGAAAAAAGAACGCTTAGAAAGTGAAAAAAACTTATACAGGTATGTAGGAAAAGAATTAGCGATTAATCAATCAGATGTAGTTTTAGATTTAGGCTGTGGCTTAGGGCTAGGCACAAAATTAATTGCTAAAGAATTTCTCCCTAAAGAGATAGTTGGAATAGACTCTTCTACCCACCAGATTAATAAAGCAAATCATCTTGATGAAAAAGTTTTAGCTCCTAAACTTAATGTACGTTTTCAATTAGAAAATGCTTGCCACCTCTCATTCAAAAGACACTCCTTCGATAAAATTATTTCCATTGAGGCTGTACAGCACTTTGAATCACTAATGGGATTTTTGAAAGAGGCGTACAAGGTTCTTAAAGCAAATGGAAATATCGGTATTGCAACATTTTTTGGGACCTCCGAAGCCTCCTTTCAAAAGTCTGCAAATTTAATACCTACAATTAAAAGTTATACCGATAAATTGTTTCCTATTCAAGAGGTTATAAGCTCCTTAGAGCAAGTGGGCTTTATAAATATTAAAGTAGAAAGCATTGGAAAGCACGTTTGGCCACAACTTGATAAGTGGATTAGCCAAGGAGACCTAAAAGATTCTTGGGATAAAAACTGGTATATAGGATATAAGCAAGATCTTTACGATTATTATGTAGTGACTGCAAAAAAGAAATAATGAAATCTATTTGCACTGTAATTTTCCCAAAAAATCACTCTGAGCTTCTTTATGCAAAAAGAAGTAGTTATTATAATTTTCTCTATCTAAAACAATCTCTTTCTGA from Candidatus Neptunochlamydia vexilliferae harbors:
- a CDS encoding class I SAM-dependent methyltransferase encodes the protein MALKKNTLPRLDSVESMYEDSLHEISLFEGGFINFGYWTQSLPCSRNFSKKERLESEKNLYRYVGKELAINQSDVVLDLGCGLGLGTKLIAKEFLPKEIVGIDSSTHQINKANHLDEKVLAPKLNVRFQLENACHLSFKRHSFDKIISIEAVQHFESLMGFLKEAYKVLKANGNIGIATFFGTSEASFQKSANLIPTIKSYTDKLFPIQEVISSLEQVGFINIKVESIGKHVWPQLDKWISQGDLKDSWDKNWYIGYKQDLYDYYVVTAKKK
- the ltrA gene encoding group II intron reverse transcriptase/maturase, which codes for MTNKSKTEKGIKYPPTLISLREKLGQKAKREPKFRFYSLYGHLVRKDVLWTAWKISKRNKGAAGIDGNTFKDIEESPEGVQGFLTNLQTSLKEKTYRADPVKRVYIPKGNGGQRPLGLITIKDRIVQTTLLLILEPIYEPDFQDCSYGFRPNKSALEAIEILQKEIHHGKTQAYDADLEDCFGSIPQDKLLKTIELRIADRQILKLIRKWLKAPIREPGKPQYKPTKGLQQGGVISPLLTNAYLNWFDKAFQGPSNPAYKTGVRLLRYADDLVAVAKEITPELIEFIKRILEEKLGLKLNPEKTQTVNLNEGDSLNFLGYTFRYTPLIRAPHKRYCNYRVSKKAMIKARKTVKTLCKSACRLQVEDFIPRINLYLDGWGRYFSKGYPSKEFNKLNNYVKYTLMKQLHRKSQRGYKIGKDKSWHQFLKENGLVTLSKQRYA
- a CDS encoding ATP-binding protein produces the protein MKKLPIGIQSISKILSENYVYVDKTTFIKELLDEGSPHYFISRPRRFGKSLFLNTLEEVFKGNKELFKECQIYNSNHDWQKYPILHLDFAQIHSTSPEGLEIGLQEALEDVAAAYGISITGASSQSQLKRLVIKLAEKNRVVVLVDEYDYPIINNLKSIEIAEKNRDLLKDFFGTIKSLDKYLKFTFITGVSKFSRVSLFSALNNLNDITMDPKYAGIMGYTEEDLLSNFTPHIASISKSQNREKTKILAELKEWYNGYHFSKSNTCVYNPFSTLNFMEKKEAEPYWYSTGTPSFLIHEVQKHPQSIVPLSGTTAKKSGLMDISNLEKIDLTALMFQTGYLTIDTYNPTTNRYHLTFPNKEVKESFLDSLIEHFTTITPTISSKCQQMLETYQLTSFFNEMSSMLASFPYQLFVKATEATYQPVLLGILKGMELEVEAEQATNIGRSDLIIQMEKTTYILELNAPSEQALTQIHDRKYFERYTQKGKEIALIGVTFSSESRTISSWKGELLSSDGHRVQSLDPNKSG
- a CDS encoding ankyrin repeat domain-containing protein, giving the protein MSIAPNFNQNSSLPLVASHLNTTLAGCSDQRLSQNIKGEIVVIPKPPAYVFGEKVVRPAIETIYNFGARCFQSINAVVSFPGKILSEVSDLATFPPMVGAYELEDADGDDFVYVNVDTNHFLEEIADVLNVKDRVDLAGSCFEAVLDSSRKKEWSRLEHILEEIEHLEKDLERSLLTELIDRGEFEVAKEMVDRLDLDFHARDIQGRTALHAAVEWKDWNLVEKLLNHIDIDARDSRRFTPLHAAAQFGHPRVVEALLKRGGNLNALGDWKLGRDTISITPLGAAIINGQTSVVDLFFSKKDITLGLETRFGKIGNILHLAIHFHQSEILEELITEHYDQTKRLIESKNPQGYTPFMLAASLGEEKSLKILNKKGVNLEAKDFKGWTAFHLAVDNRQREAVKILSYIGCNIHAVDSKNKRPLDLIFSAEDRAGRKLKPLINNLMRRQIIESELPPDFETHPPENIIFQGGGSKGIAYIGALETLAQEKKLKNLKRVAGTSDGAIISTLVALNYTPKEIKEILTKTDLTELLDHPLSKKKITEAISDAGFGKTVSFLQNAYSTLGDAIASPGQFVTNALKTLWHTPGLCEGEEIYQWLETLIAKKTGIENCTFKQLREQIRKGKPFKLLHVYATRLSKNGSPEIIRFSPENKKWDNIPIADAVRASLSIPGVFKPYVLQSVNEENVLIRRSDLGSFVDGGILSNFPLEAFDAMKYQTTRPLGQEKERHVLNKKTLGLRFASPKKERKVPLKPLETVGDLLKGLAQFYYEGESLIRQQITYNRFRVIDINSLGLGATDFYLDDKTKEKLIASGVQGTQKFFNASSSTDHNHAASSNSHSSSSDTLKPEEKESTEEGSSFMTYVYTVAGIAGSIFIAVKCRGCRKRSTNRGSTIIRKATWQKHFKHVQGTEAPLPFDIEAILNASSPFKVEGYSGKVRDTHILVWIPEVVGGVDVSLNGLEKIFGKYRYYNDVVKEEIGAKKLGKATWVLISKNVLEGSRDKTYDQQKKIISAYASQGYALPKALEVTAALLIHEKETKERLLNNNPYTYTRCQESVSKNQWPVAIGGCAAGGLSVSGSSWDGDQDDGVVGARKFGN
- the htpX gene encoding protease HtpX, translated to MFRRIALFLMINILVVATISVVLSVLGVRPYLTTYGLDLEALAIFCLVWGMVGSCISLALSRKMAKWLMRVKLVGPDHEVYKMVARLARDANLPDTPEVGIFDSPQMNAFATGPTKRRSLVAVSSGLISQMEKGELEAVLAHEVSHISNGDMVTMTLIQGIVNAFVMFLARVLAYAVTSASRSNNRRFSYGSYYLFTILFEIVFMIAGTLVVTAFSRMREYRADRGAAILTRKEQMIAALERLKGVRTPTETKKSAMNALMISMPRRGMGLFSTHPSLDARIERLKELPGR
- a CDS encoding ATP-binding protein; amino-acid sequence: MKKLPIGIQNIREIIEENYIYVDKTRFAHQLISSGKHYFLARPRRFGKSLFLNTLEEIFKGSKELFQGCYIEQSNYDWKEYPVVYLDFSQFDNSSSEQLKKDLAEKLEETAQVHQLTIKAPSIQSKLRKLIEGLAKKERVVVLVDDYDKPIIDHLKNVEQAIENRDLLQRFFATLKSLDRYLKFIFTTGVSKFSQVSLFSAQNNLNDITMDPRYGAMMGYTVEELALNFEAHIDAIAKEENRKKEEIFAALKIWYNGYRFTKEKTPVYNPFSTLKYMDKKELEPYWYSTGTPSFLIHQVQKHPQSMVPLIGTTATKNELSNINDFDKIHLPALMFQTGYLTIDTYNPTTNRYHLTFPNKEVQEAFLNSLVKYFTTINPTVSSKCQQILETHQLTLFFNEIRSMLASFPYQLFVKATEATYQSVLLGILKGMELEVEAEQATNIGRSDLVIQMEKTTYILELKLNAPPEQALAQIHDRKYFERYTQKGKEIALIGVTFSSESRTISSWKGELLSTDGDRVQPLE